A section of the Mergibacter septicus genome encodes:
- a CDS encoding L-cystine transporter, with translation MSVLFILVLFTALLGAVYLVQQRQASLSKTVFIALVLGLIFGSVLQYFYAENTADLKQILSWVNIVGGGYVRLLQMIVMPLVLVSILSAVSKLYDVTALGKISFSILFVLLFTTAISALIGILFSALFHLNAEGLIAGARELAAQERVLGHVDRVMNSTIPEMLLSFIPRNPFAELTGANPTSIISVVIFSALLGMATLKVYQNDKHTGERLLSGIESLNKLIMSLVRIVISLTPYGILALMTNMAAKSTLSDILNLFSFILASYLAIATMFVIHGLLLVVNGINPLTYYKKVLPTLLFAFTSRSSAASIPLNIETQTNKLGNASTIANFSASFGATIGQNGCAGIYPAMLAVMIAPTIGIDPFTVDFILSLVVIITISSFGIAGVGGGATFAAIVVLSTMGLPLALVGLLISIEPIIDMARTALNVNGSITAGTLSSKWLGQHNQQIFKQMD, from the coding sequence ATGTCGGTTTTATTTATTCTCGTTTTATTTACCGCTTTATTAGGTGCTGTATATTTGGTGCAGCAAAGGCAGGCATCATTATCAAAAACAGTATTTATAGCTTTGGTCTTAGGTTTAATCTTTGGATCGGTTCTACAATATTTTTATGCAGAAAATACGGCTGATTTAAAGCAGATATTAAGTTGGGTAAATATTGTTGGTGGCGGTTATGTTAGATTGTTACAAATGATAGTCATGCCATTAGTTTTAGTCTCTATTCTATCGGCGGTGAGTAAGTTATATGATGTTACTGCTTTAGGTAAGATCAGTTTTAGTATTCTATTTGTGTTACTTTTTACCACGGCGATTTCCGCACTTATTGGTATTTTATTTAGTGCTTTATTTCATCTGAATGCAGAGGGTTTGATTGCAGGAGCAAGAGAATTAGCTGCTCAGGAACGTGTTTTAGGGCATGTTGATCGAGTGATGAATTCAACAATTCCTGAAATGCTTTTATCTTTCATTCCTCGTAATCCGTTTGCGGAATTAACGGGAGCAAACCCTACTTCTATTATTAGTGTTGTGATTTTCTCAGCATTATTAGGTATGGCAACCTTAAAAGTATATCAAAATGATAAACATACTGGTGAACGCTTATTATCGGGGATTGAAAGTTTAAATAAATTAATTATGAGTTTGGTACGTATTGTTATTTCATTAACACCTTATGGTATTTTAGCGTTAATGACTAATATGGCTGCCAAATCAACATTATCGGATATTCTAAATTTATTTAGTTTTATTTTGGCTTCTTACTTAGCCATTGCAACAATGTTTGTGATTCACGGTCTATTATTGGTTGTAAATGGTATTAATCCGCTGACTTATTATAAAAAAGTCTTACCAACATTATTATTTGCGTTTACTTCACGTTCTAGTGCCGCTTCCATTCCTTTAAATATTGAAACCCAAACTAATAAATTGGGAAATGCGTCAACAATCGCTAATTTTTCAGCTTCTTTCGGTGCAACTATTGGGCAAAATGGCTGTGCAGGTATCTACCCAGCGATGTTAGCAGTGATGATTGCGCCAACAATTGGTATTGATCCTTTTACCGTTGATTTTATTCTCTCTCTAGTGGTGATTATTACCATTTCCTCTTTTGGGATTGCTGGTGTTGGTGGTGGTGCAACCTTTGCTGCGATTGTCGTTTTATCAACGATGGGATTACCTCTCGCATTAGTTGGGTTGTTAATTTCAATTGAACCAATTATTGATATGGCTAGAACAGCGTTGAATGTAAATGGCTCGATTACTGCTGGCACTCTCAGTAGTAAGTGGTTAGGGCAACATAATCAACAGATTTTTAAACAGATGGATTAA
- the pflB gene encoding formate C-acetyltransferase encodes MTQLTEQQQNAWAGFKAGDWQQNVNVRDFIQLNYTPYEGDELFLAGATPATNKLWDKVMEGIKEENRTHEPLDFDTDLPSTITSHPAGYIEKELEQIVGLQTDAPLKRAIIPFGGIKMVEGSCKVYGRELDPQVKKIFTEYRKTHNQGVFDVYTPDILRCRKSGVLTGLPDAYGRGRIIGDYRRVALYGIDFLMADKVNQFNSLQARLESGEDLEMTIQLREEIAEQHKALDQIKQMAATYGYDISGPATNAKEAVQWTYFGYLAAVKSQNGAAMSFGRVSSFLDIYIERDLAAGKITEEEAQELIDHLVMKLRMVRFLRTPEYDQLFSGDPIWATESLGGMGLDGRTLVTKNTFRFLNTLYTMGPSPEPNMTILWSEKLPETFKRYCAKVSIDTSSVQYENDDLMRPDFNSDDYAIACCVSPMVVGKQMQFFGARANLAKTMLYAINGGVDEKLKMQVGPKTEPIKTEYLDYDDVMTRMDSFMDWLAKQYVTALNIIHYMHDKYSYEASLMALHDRDVYRTMACGIAGLSVAADSLSAIKYAKVKPVRDEDGIAIDFEIEGEYPQFGNNDSRVDDIACDLVERFMKKIQKLKTYRNAVPTQSVLTITSNVVYGKKTGNTPDGRRAGAPFGPGANPMHGRDQKGAVASLTSVAKLPFAYAKDGISYTFSIVPNALGKDYEAQKRNLAGLMDGYFHHEATIEGGQHLNVNVMNREMLLDAMENPEKYPQLTIRVSGYAVRFNSLTKEQQQDVITRTFTQTM; translated from the coding sequence ATGACTCAATTAACAGAACAACAACAAAATGCTTGGGCTGGCTTTAAAGCGGGCGATTGGCAGCAAAATGTCAATGTACGTGATTTTATTCAATTAAACTATACACCGTATGAAGGTGATGAATTGTTCTTAGCAGGTGCAACACCAGCAACGAATAAACTTTGGGATAAAGTGATGGAGGGAATCAAAGAGGAAAATCGTACACACGAACCACTTGATTTTGATACAGACTTACCTTCAACTATCACTTCTCACCCAGCGGGTTATATCGAAAAAGAATTAGAACAAATCGTTGGTTTACAAACTGATGCACCATTAAAACGTGCAATTATTCCATTTGGTGGTATCAAAATGGTGGAAGGTTCTTGTAAAGTTTATGGACGAGAACTTGATCCACAAGTCAAAAAAATCTTCACTGAATACCGTAAAACCCATAACCAAGGGGTGTTTGATGTTTATACTCCAGATATTTTACGTTGCCGTAAATCAGGGGTTTTAACTGGCTTACCAGATGCTTATGGACGTGGTCGTATTATTGGGGATTATCGCCGTGTTGCATTATATGGTATTGATTTCCTTATGGCAGATAAGGTTAATCAATTTAATTCGTTACAAGCGAGATTAGAAAGTGGCGAAGATCTTGAAATGACCATTCAGTTGCGTGAAGAAATTGCTGAGCAACACAAAGCGTTAGATCAAATTAAACAAATGGCAGCAACTTATGGCTATGATATTTCTGGCCCAGCAACTAATGCGAAAGAAGCGGTACAGTGGACCTATTTCGGCTATCTTGCAGCGGTTAAATCCCAAAATGGGGCAGCAATGTCATTTGGACGTGTTTCGTCATTCTTAGATATTTATATCGAACGTGATTTAGCGGCTGGTAAAATTACTGAAGAAGAAGCACAAGAATTAATTGACCATTTGGTAATGAAATTACGTATGGTACGTTTCTTACGTACACCAGAATACGATCAATTATTCTCAGGCGATCCTATTTGGGCAACAGAATCTTTAGGTGGTATGGGCTTAGATGGACGTACTTTAGTTACCAAAAATACGTTCCGTTTCTTAAATACTTTATACACAATGGGTCCATCACCAGAACCTAATATGACGATTTTATGGTCTGAAAAATTACCAGAAACCTTTAAACGTTATTGTGCCAAAGTATCAATTGATACTTCATCTGTTCAATATGAAAACGATGACTTAATGCGTCCAGATTTCAACAGTGATGACTATGCGATAGCTTGTTGTGTAAGCCCAATGGTTGTTGGTAAACAAATGCAATTCTTTGGTGCACGTGCAAACTTAGCGAAAACAATGCTTTATGCTATCAACGGTGGTGTTGATGAAAAATTAAAAATGCAAGTTGGTCCAAAAACTGAACCAATTAAAACGGAATATCTTGATTACGATGATGTTATGACTCGTATGGATAGCTTTATGGATTGGTTAGCGAAACAATATGTTACCGCTTTAAATATCATTCACTATATGCACGATAAATATAGCTATGAAGCATCATTGATGGCATTACACGATCGTGATGTTTATCGTACAATGGCGTGTGGTATTGCTGGACTTTCAGTTGCCGCAGACTCACTTTCAGCGATTAAATATGCGAAAGTGAAACCAGTACGTGATGAAGATGGCATTGCAATTGATTTTGAAATTGAAGGTGAATATCCACAATTTGGTAATAATGATAGCCGTGTTGATGATATTGCTTGCGATCTGGTTGAACGTTTTATGAAGAAAATTCAAAAACTTAAAACTTATCGTAATGCTGTGCCTACTCAATCTGTGCTAACTATCACTTCAAACGTTGTATATGGTAAGAAAACAGGTAATACCCCAGATGGGCGTCGTGCTGGTGCTCCATTTGGACCGGGGGCAAACCCAATGCACGGACGTGATCAAAAAGGTGCAGTAGCTTCTTTAACCTCAGTGGCAAAATTACCATTTGCATACGCTAAAGATGGTATCTCTTATACCTTCTCAATTGTACCAAATGCGTTAGGTAAAGATTATGAAGCACAAAAACGTAATCTTGCAGGCTTAATGGACGGTTATTTCCATCACGAAGCAACCATTGAAGGTGGTCAACATCTTAATGTGAATGTGATGAATCGTGAAATGTTATTAGATGCAATGGAAAATCCAGAAAAATACCCACAATTAACAATCCGTGTTTCTGGTTATGCTGTGCGTTTTAATTCATTAACCAAAGAGCAACAACAAGACGTTATTACTCGTACTTTCACTCAAACTATGTAA
- the focA gene encoding formate transporter FocA — protein MATTQDQTTLIALTPAEMATIAENSAVYKANKRPFLSFASAISAGACIALAFIFYTTTQTGSAGVAWGLSKLVGGLVFSLGVIMVVLFGTELFTSSTMTITARVAGRITTWQMLRNWIVVYLGNFVGSLVMVAIIWFSGQLMADHSQWGLTILKTAQHKIHHTWFEAFNLGILCNVMVCIAVWLSYAGRTVTDKAFIMILPIALFVSSGFEHCVANMFMLPLGILTAQYSPPEFWQQLGIDPALYADLDLYHFIVKNLIPVTLGNIVGGAVFVALFHRYLAKAH, from the coding sequence ATGGCTACCACTCAAGATCAAACTACACTTATCGCATTAACGCCTGCGGAGATGGCGACAATAGCAGAAAATTCAGCTGTTTATAAAGCGAATAAACGTCCTTTCCTTTCGTTTGCATCGGCAATTTCAGCGGGGGCTTGTATAGCTTTAGCTTTCATTTTTTATACCACTACACAAACAGGCAGTGCAGGCGTGGCTTGGGGATTGAGTAAATTAGTTGGTGGTTTAGTCTTTTCATTAGGCGTTATAATGGTTGTGTTGTTTGGGACGGAGTTATTTACCTCATCGACTATGACTATTACTGCTCGTGTGGCAGGTCGGATTACGACTTGGCAGATGTTACGCAATTGGATTGTGGTCTATTTAGGCAATTTTGTTGGTAGTTTAGTGATGGTTGCCATTATTTGGTTTAGTGGACAACTAATGGCAGATCATAGTCAGTGGGGCTTAACGATTTTAAAAACGGCTCAACATAAAATCCACCATACTTGGTTTGAAGCTTTTAATCTTGGAATTTTATGTAATGTAATGGTGTGTATTGCAGTGTGGTTATCTTATGCTGGACGTACGGTAACAGACAAAGCCTTTATTATGATTTTGCCTATCGCACTTTTTGTGTCTTCAGGTTTTGAACACTGTGTTGCAAATATGTTTATGCTTCCGTTAGGTATTTTAACTGCTCAATATAGTCCCCCTGAATTTTGGCAGCAGCTTGGGATCGATCCAGCACTATACGCAGATTTAGATCTATACCATTTTATTGTGAAGAACTTAATTCCTGTAACCTTAGGGAACATAGTGGGTGGTGCAGTATTTGTCGCATTATTTCATCGTTATTTAGCAAAAGCACATTAA
- the hinT gene encoding purine nucleoside phosphoramidase — translation MSTIFSKIIRQEIPANIVYQDELVTAFRDISPQAPTHILIIPNKVIPTVNDVTTQDEVALGRLFTVAAKLAEQEGIAEDGYRLIVNCNKHGRQEVYHLHMHLVGGKPLGAMLKKD, via the coding sequence ATGTCAACTATTTTTAGCAAAATTATCCGTCAAGAAATTCCAGCCAATATTGTTTATCAAGATGAATTAGTCACAGCTTTTCGTGATATTTCACCACAAGCTCCAACTCATATCTTAATTATTCCTAATAAAGTGATTCCAACTGTCAACGATGTTACCACCCAAGATGAAGTTGCGTTAGGGCGTCTATTTACGGTGGCAGCTAAATTAGCAGAACAAGAAGGCATTGCTGAAGATGGTTACCGTTTAATTGTTAACTGCAATAAACACGGTAGGCAAGAAGTTTACCATCTACATATGCACTTAGTTGGTGGTAAACCGCTTGGTGCTATGTTGAAAAAAGACTAA
- the ubiD gene encoding 4-hydroxy-3-polyprenylbenzoate decarboxylase has product MKYKNLRDFITLLEQKGELKRITQEIDPYLEMTEIADRTLRQGGPALLFENPKGYSIPVLCNLFGTPKRVALGMGQEDVSALRELGKLLAFLKEPEPPRGFKDLINSLPQFKQVLNMPTKVLGKADCQKIVLTGEEIDLYQLPIMQCWAEDVAPLITWGLTITKGPHKKRQNLGIYRQQLLGKNKLIMRWLSHRGGALDFQEWKNAHPGEKFPVSVALGADPATILSAVTPVPDTLSEYAFAGLLRGNKTEVVKSISNDLDVPASAEIVLEGYIDPDETALEGPYGDHTGYYNEQEYFPVFTVTHITMRPDPIYHSTYTGRPPDEPAVLGEALNEVFIPILQKQFPEIVDFYLPPEGCSYRLAVVTIKKQYAGHAKRVMMGVWSFLRQFMYTKFVIVCDDDVNARDWKDVIWAITTRCDPARDLTLVENTPIDYLDFASPVAGLGSKMGIDATNKWQGETQREWGTPIKKDPKVVERINQIWESLGIEEN; this is encoded by the coding sequence ATGAAATATAAAAATTTAAGAGATTTTATTACTTTATTAGAACAAAAAGGCGAGTTAAAGCGGATTACCCAAGAAATCGACCCTTATTTAGAAATGACTGAGATTGCTGACCGAACTTTACGGCAGGGTGGTCCAGCACTATTATTTGAAAATCCAAAAGGCTACTCTATTCCTGTTTTATGCAACCTCTTTGGTACACCAAAACGTGTGGCTTTAGGAATGGGACAAGAAGACGTTTCCGCCCTGCGTGAATTAGGCAAATTACTCGCCTTTCTCAAAGAACCTGAACCACCTCGAGGCTTTAAAGACTTGATCAATTCATTACCTCAATTTAAACAGGTATTAAATATGCCAACTAAGGTGTTAGGGAAAGCTGATTGTCAAAAAATTGTCCTAACTGGGGAGGAAATCGATCTCTACCAACTGCCAATTATGCAATGTTGGGCTGAAGATGTCGCACCGCTTATCACTTGGGGACTAACCATTACCAAAGGACCGCATAAAAAACGCCAAAATCTCGGTATTTATCGTCAACAATTACTGGGTAAAAATAAACTGATTATGCGTTGGCTTTCACACCGTGGTGGTGCATTAGATTTTCAAGAGTGGAAAAACGCTCACCCGGGTGAAAAATTCCCTGTTTCGGTCGCTCTTGGGGCTGATCCAGCTACAATCCTAAGTGCTGTAACTCCAGTACCTGATACCCTCTCTGAATACGCCTTTGCTGGTTTATTACGTGGCAATAAAACCGAAGTCGTCAAATCAATTAGTAACGATCTGGACGTCCCAGCCAGTGCTGAAATCGTTTTAGAAGGTTATATCGATCCAGACGAAACCGCCCTTGAAGGTCCTTATGGCGATCATACTGGTTACTACAACGAACAAGAATACTTCCCTGTCTTTACCGTTACCCACATCACAATGCGACCAGATCCGATTTATCATTCAACCTATACAGGTCGCCCACCCGATGAACCTGCGGTACTTGGTGAAGCCTTAAATGAAGTCTTTATCCCAATCTTGCAAAAACAATTCCCTGAAATTGTTGACTTTTATCTACCACCTGAAGGTTGTTCCTATCGCCTTGCGGTGGTAACCATCAAAAAACAATATGCAGGGCATGCTAAACGAGTAATGATGGGCGTTTGGTCATTCCTCCGTCAATTTATGTACACCAAATTTGTGATCGTGTGTGATGATGATGTTAATGCACGAGACTGGAAAGACGTCATCTGGGCAATTACCACCCGTTGTGATCCTGCTCGAGATCTCACCCTCGTTGAAAACACCCCAATCGACTACCTTGACTTCGCCTCCCCTGTTGCAGGCTTAGGTTCAAAAATGGGCATTGATGCCACCAACAAATGGCAAGGCGAAACCCAACGAGAATGGGGAACCCCAATCAAAAAAGATCCAAAAGTCGTCGAACGCATCAACCAAATTTGGGAGAGTTTGGGGATTGAGGAAAATTAA
- a CDS encoding VOC family protein has translation MLKKVLHIGLTVSNLEKSIIFYRDILGLKYLGQMVMEGKETDKLFNLTNCKAHIAYLNGSDEINCPPIELLQLEGVEVIKNKNDLNHISISEVCFEVSDIDAEYQRLSQLGVEFLSEPQYFDFSHYGCGKCKAVYFKDPDGITLELIENL, from the coding sequence ATGTTAAAGAAAGTGTTACATATCGGTTTAACCGTTTCTAATCTTGAAAAATCAATTATCTTTTATCGTGATATTTTAGGCTTAAAATATTTGGGACAAATGGTAATGGAAGGGAAAGAAACCGATAAATTATTTAATTTAACAAATTGCAAAGCCCATATTGCTTATTTAAATGGTAGTGATGAAATTAACTGCCCACCGATTGAATTACTACAACTTGAAGGTGTTGAAGTGATCAAAAATAAAAACGATCTCAATCATATTTCAATTTCAGAAGTCTGTTTTGAAGTCAGTGATATTGATGCCGAATATCAACGCCTTTCACAATTAGGCGTAGAATTCCTATCAGAACCACAATATTTTGATTTTAGTCATTATGGTTGTGGTAAATGTAAAGCCGTCTATTTCAAAGACCCTGATGGTATTACTTTGGAGTTGATTGAAAATTTGTAA
- the lysS gene encoding lysine--tRNA ligase, whose translation MTEQTQELDLNGEMLARREKLAILRQQGNAFPNTFRRQNLAGDLQTQYSETEGESLKAEEIEVSVAGRIMTRRKMGKASFITLQDMSGRIQLYVARDLLPEGVYQELMAMLDLGDIVGAKGTLFKTKTNELTIRCSAIELLTKALRPLPDKFHGLADQETRYRQRYLDLISNEHSRRTFIIRSKVIAGIREYFINKGFMEVETPMLQVIPGGASARPFITHHNALDIDMYLRIAPELYLKRLVVGGFERVFELNRNFRNEGVSIRHNPEFTMLEYYQAYADYHDLMDNTEELLRKLALDILGTTIVPYGDYQFDFGKPFERITMHDAILKYGAEQGIVKDDLYDFERAKNVAEKLGIDVQKSWGLGSLVNAIFEEVAEHHLIQPTFLMAHPAEISPLARRNDQNPEVTDRFELFIGGREIGNGFSELNDAEDQNARFDAQVQAKEAGDDEAMFKDEDFVVALEHGLPPTAGEGLGIDRLAMLFANAESIRDVILFPAMKHKG comes from the coding sequence ATGACAGAACAAACTCAAGAACTTGATCTTAACGGTGAAATGTTAGCTCGCCGTGAGAAATTAGCGATCTTACGCCAACAAGGTAACGCTTTTCCAAATACTTTTCGCCGTCAAAATCTAGCTGGCGACCTACAAACTCAATATAGCGAAACTGAAGGCGAAAGTTTAAAAGCCGAAGAAATTGAGGTGAGTGTTGCAGGACGGATTATGACTCGCCGCAAAATGGGAAAAGCTAGTTTTATCACCCTACAAGATATGAGTGGTAGAATTCAACTTTATGTTGCACGAGATCTTTTACCCGAAGGTGTCTATCAAGAATTAATGGCAATGCTTGATCTTGGGGATATCGTTGGTGCAAAAGGAACATTATTTAAAACCAAAACCAATGAATTAACGATCCGTTGTTCTGCGATTGAATTATTAACGAAAGCGTTACGTCCTTTACCAGATAAATTCCACGGTTTAGCCGATCAAGAAACCCGCTACCGTCAACGTTATCTTGACTTAATCAGTAATGAACATTCTCGCCGTACCTTTATTATCCGCTCGAAAGTGATTGCAGGTATTCGTGAATACTTTATCAACAAAGGCTTTATGGAAGTTGAAACACCAATGTTACAAGTGATCCCGGGTGGTGCTTCTGCTCGTCCATTTATCACACATCACAACGCCTTAGATATTGATATGTATTTACGGATTGCACCAGAGTTATATCTAAAACGGCTCGTAGTAGGTGGTTTTGAACGAGTGTTTGAATTAAACCGTAACTTCCGTAATGAAGGGGTATCAATCCGCCATAATCCAGAATTTACTATGCTTGAATACTACCAAGCCTATGCCGATTATCACGATTTAATGGATAACACCGAAGAATTATTACGCAAATTAGCCCTAGATATTTTAGGTACAACTATCGTCCCTTACGGTGATTATCAATTTGACTTTGGCAAGCCTTTTGAACGTATCACAATGCACGATGCGATCTTAAAATATGGTGCGGAACAAGGCATTGTTAAAGACGATCTATATGATTTTGAACGTGCAAAAAATGTAGCTGAAAAACTTGGTATTGATGTCCAAAAATCTTGGGGCTTAGGTAGTTTAGTCAACGCTATCTTTGAAGAAGTGGCAGAACACCACCTCATTCAACCAACCTTCTTAATGGCTCACCCAGCAGAAATCTCACCATTAGCTCGCCGTAACGACCAAAATCCAGAAGTTACAGATCGCTTTGAATTATTTATTGGTGGACGTGAAATTGGTAACGGCTTCTCAGAGTTAAACGATGCAGAAGATCAAAATGCACGTTTTGATGCACAAGTCCAAGCAAAAGAAGCGGGTGATGATGAAGCGATGTTTAAAGATGAAGACTTTGTTGTCGCATTAGAACACGGCTTACCACCAACGGCAGGGGAAGGTTTAGGAATTGACCGCTTAGCAATGTTATTTGCAAATGCAGAGTCAATCCGTGATGTTATCTTATTCCCAGCAATGAAACATAAAGGATAA
- the prfB gene encoding peptide chain release factor 2 (programmed frameshift), producing the protein MFEINPVKNRIYDVKQRTAVIRGYLDFDHKVERLEEVNAELEQPDVWNQPEKAQMLGKERSSLEAVVATIQGLEQGCEDVEGLLELAVEAEDQATFDETIAELTQLEQQLAQLEFRRMFSGQHDSADCYVDLQAGSGGTEAQDWTEMLLRMYLRWAESKGFKTELMEASDGDVAGIKSATIKISGEYAFGWLRTETGIHRLVRKSPFDSNNRRHTSFSAVFVYPEIDDDIDIDINPADLRIDVYRASGAGGQHVNRTESAVRITHIPSGIVVQCQNDRSQHKNKDQCMKQLKAKLYEMELQKKNAEKQAMEDSKSDIGWGSQIRSYVLDDARIKDLRTGVENRNTQAVLDGDLDKFIEASLKAGL; encoded by the exons ATGTTTGAAATTAATCCAGTAAAAAACCGAATTTATGATGTAAAACAACGTACTGCCGTTATTCGGGGGTATCTT GACTTTGATCACAAAGTCGAACGTTTAGAAGAAGTGAATGCCGAACTAGAACAACCTGATGTTTGGAATCAACCAGAAAAAGCACAGATGTTAGGAAAAGAACGTTCTAGTTTAGAAGCGGTAGTGGCAACGATCCAAGGATTAGAACAAGGATGTGAAGATGTTGAAGGGTTGCTTGAATTAGCAGTAGAAGCAGAAGACCAAGCCACTTTTGATGAAACTATTGCTGAATTAACCCAATTAGAACAACAACTTGCACAACTTGAATTTCGCCGTATGTTTAGTGGACAGCATGACAGTGCGGATTGTTATGTTGATTTACAAGCAGGATCTGGTGGTACAGAGGCACAAGATTGGACAGAAATGTTGCTGCGTATGTATTTACGTTGGGCTGAAAGTAAAGGCTTTAAGACCGAATTAATGGAAGCATCAGATGGTGATGTTGCAGGAATAAAATCCGCTACTATTAAAATTAGTGGTGAGTATGCGTTTGGGTGGTTACGTACAGAAACAGGTATTCATCGTTTAGTGCGTAAAAGTCCATTTGACTCCAATAATCGCCGTCATACCTCTTTTAGTGCGGTATTTGTTTACCCAGAGATTGATGATGATATTGATATCGACATTAATCCTGCTGATTTACGCATTGATGTTTATCGAGCTTCAGGAGCAGGGGGACAGCACGTCAACCGAACAGAAAGTGCGGTGCGAATTACGCATATCCCATCAGGAATAGTAGTGCAGTGTCAAAATGATCGTTCACAACATAAGAATAAAGATCAATGTATGAAACAACTTAAAGCTAAGTTGTATGAAATGGAATTACAGAAAAAGAATGCCGAAAAACAAGCAATGGAAGATAGCAAATCTGATATTGGTTGGGGCAGTCAGATTCGTTCTTATGTCTTAGATGATGCTCGGATCAAAGATTTACGCACTGGCGTAGAAAATCGTAACACGCAAGCAGTGTTAGATGGGGATTTAGATAAATTTATTGAAGCTAGCTTAAAAGCAGGGCTATAA
- a CDS encoding formate/nitrite transporter family protein yields the protein MKSELDTSTLSYRDRMAIEEHERLSPRLLYEIIRQDGIEELTRPTKALIFSGITAGLVVTFSFVFKAIFTAYAPNQPWAPLITNMGYTVGFLLVILGRMQLFTENTITTVVPLFNPLTWKKIIAVARLWSIVFASNLVGTALAALFLQNDQAFNPEFVEAMHNIALHVAHQDAISNILKGIPAGILIASVVWMMPSVNSGKFIMIFFFIYLIALGDFAHVVVGSAEIAYLVFQGQADLYDYFITFLLPTAFGNIVGGTVVFTMMIYGQVNQEIEIGSRK from the coding sequence ATGAAATCAGAATTAGATACCTCAACCTTATCGTATCGGGATAGAATGGCAATTGAAGAACACGAACGTCTAAGTCCTCGTCTTCTGTATGAAATTATCCGTCAAGATGGGATTGAAGAATTAACTCGCCCAACAAAAGCCTTAATTTTTTCTGGTATTACTGCAGGGCTAGTCGTAACGTTCTCCTTTGTGTTTAAAGCAATCTTTACTGCTTATGCACCTAACCAACCTTGGGCACCATTAATTACCAATATGGGATATACCGTTGGTTTCTTACTGGTTATTCTTGGGCGTATGCAGTTATTTACCGAAAATACGATTACAACTGTTGTTCCTCTGTTTAATCCATTAACTTGGAAAAAAATTATTGCTGTCGCTCGTTTATGGAGCATTGTTTTTGCCTCAAATTTAGTTGGTACCGCTTTAGCCGCACTCTTTTTACAAAATGATCAGGCATTTAATCCTGAATTTGTCGAAGCTATGCACAACATTGCACTACACGTTGCACATCAAGATGCGATTAGTAATATTCTTAAAGGTATTCCTGCTGGTATTTTAATTGCTTCAGTGGTATGGATGATGCCATCGGTTAATAGTGGCAAATTTATTATGATTTTCTTCTTTATCTATTTGATTGCATTAGGTGATTTTGCTCATGTTGTCGTAGGTTCAGCGGAAATTGCGTATCTCGTCTTCCAAGGACAAGCTGATCTCTATGATTACTTCATCACCTTTTTACTACCAACCGCTTTTGGAAATATTGTCGGTGGTACAGTTGTCTTTACAATGATGATATATGGGCAAGTCAACCAAGAAATTGAAATTGGAAGTCGAAAATAA